The Pirellulales bacterium genome includes the window TTATCGAACGGGCGCTGGAAAACCTCACCCATTCCATGTTATTAGGGTGCGTGTTGGTCGTAGCCGTGCTGGCCTTGTTCCTGTACGACTGGCGGACGGCGCTGATCAGCATCACGGCCATACCGCTTTCCCTGATCGCGGCGGCGATCGTGCTGCATTTTTGGGGCGTCACGTTCAACACCATGGTGGTGGCAGGCCTGGTAATTGCCTTGGGCGAAGTGGTGGACGATGCGATCATCGACGTGGAAAATATTCAGCGCCGCTTACGTCAAAATGCGCTGACTCCGCAGCCGGCCCCGGCCTTCGATGTGGTTTTGCACGCCTCGCTCGAGGTGCGCAGCGCCGTCGTCTATGCCAGCCTGATCGTGACGCTGGTGTTCGTGCCGATTTTATTTCTGGACGGTGTCGCTGGATCGTTTTTTCGCCCCTTGGCGATTGCCTATATCCTGGCGATTCTGGCATCTCTGGCGGTGGCGCTGACGGTGACGCCGGCCTTGTCGCTGGCGCTACTGCCTAGCGTAGCGGGGCGCAAGCGCGTCGAGGCGCCGCTGTCGCGCTACTTGCAGGATCTCTACGTGCGCACGCTTCCACCGTTGGTGGCGCGGCCCCGCACGTGCGCGATGGTGATCGCGATCACGTTTCTAGCGACCGCTGTGGGCGTGATGCGATTGGGCGAGGAGTTCCTGCCGAACTTTCAGGAGACCGACTTCCTGATGCACTGGGTGGAAAAGCCCGGCGCATCTCTGGACGCCATGCGACGCGTCACGATCCAAGCCAGCCGCGAGTTGCGGGCCATTCCGGGCGTGCGGAATTTCGGCTCGCACATTGGCCGCGCCGAGGTGGCCGACGAAGTGGTCGGGCCGAACTTTACTGAACTGTGGATCAGCGTCGACCCCGATGTCGACCTAACGCAGACCGTGGCCCGGATTCAAACTTTGATCGATGGTTATCCAGGCTTGTACCGCGACGTGCTCACTTATCTCAAGGAGCGCATCAAAGAGGTGCTCTCGGGCGCCGGAGCCACGATCGTCGTGCGTACCTTCGGACCTGATCTGGCTGTGTTGCGGGCCAAGGGGGAAGAGATCCGCGCCGCGATCGCCGACGTGCCAGGCGTAACAAACTTGAAGATCGAACCGCAAGTGCTCGTCCCGCAATTGCAAGTGCGCGTGCGCCCCGATGCCGCCGCCCGCTTTGGACTGACCCACACCCAGGCGCGCCGCGCCGTCGCCACGCTAGTGAACGGCACCAAGGTGGGCGAGGTTTATCAGGATCAGAAAAGCTACGATGTCGTCGTGCGCGGCATTGCCAGCGTGCGCGCGGATCTGGCGGCGCTACAGCGCCTACCTATCGATTTGCCGACCGGAGGTCACGTTGCGTTAGGAGACGTGGCCGATCTGCAGATCGCTCCTGCACCGAACGAGATCAAACGCGAGGCGGCCTCACGACGCCTGGATGTCACCTGCAACGTGGCCGGGCGTGATCTGGGTAGTGTCGCCCGCGACATTGAGGATCGAGTGCATGGCCTCTCGTTCGATCGCGGTTACCACCCGGAGTTTCTGGGTGAGTACGCCGCGCGCGAGCAGTCGCGGCGACGACTGTTTGCACTTTCGGGCTTATCGCTGACGGGCATCTTGCTGCTACTGCACGTCGACTTTCGCTCGTGGCGAATTGCACTGCTTGTGTTTCTCACGATTCCTTTCGCTTTGGTCGGAGGCGTCTTGGGGGCCGTGCTCCAAGGGGGTGTATTGTCGCTGGGGTCGCTCGTAGGTTTCGTGACTGTGCTGGGAATCGCGGCGCGCAACGGCATCATGCTCGTCAGCCATTACCGGCATCTCGAGCTTGAAGAAGGGGAACCTTTCGGCGCAGAGCTCGTGCTGCGCGGCGCGCGCGAGCGACTGGTGCCGATCCTCATGACGGCGCTCTGCACGGGCCTGGCACTGGTGCCATTGGTGTGGGCCGGCAATCGGCCGGGGCATGAGATCGAATATCCGATGGCCGCCGTGATCCTGGGCGGTTTGGCAACTTCGACGATTCTGAACCTGTTCTTATTGCCGCCCATCTACCTGGCGTTTGGTCGCGTCACGCCAGGTCCAAAACAGGTGCTGCCGCAGCAGCGCTAGTATCGCTAGCGGCGCTCGCGTTCCTTTCCAGCGCGTTAGGTTTCCGGGTTGCTAACCGGTTCTTGGCGACTCTGCACAAGCTCTGACGGCGATGCTTGGTTCCTGCGTGCTTCACCGCTGATTCGCGCTTGCGACGTCTGCCGAAGTAGTTTGTACGCCTACCTCTTACGCGTCTGCTATCACCTGCCCTCATCGCTCGCTCCTTGCATCATGCCGTTCCGGCTTCTACCGCCGTGGCCGTGGTTCGCGCACCTGCGCTCACTGAGCGCGCCGCGTGTGAATGGATGCAGCGCGACAAGCTGGTTCGCCGTGCTGATTGTATTGAGCGTGGCCTGCCTCGGCTGTCAGAGGGCGGCTGAAGGATACAGGGGCAAGCAATCGCCGGATCCGCAGCTAAGATCGGAAACGTTGCCGACCGTACCCGACGACCTGCGCGTGGGCTTGGGCGACACTACGATTCGGCTCGCGGCCTACGACCAGGACGTCGCGCCCACGGTCGACCCAAGCGCACAACGTGGTGCGACGGGCCCCGCCGTGGTCGCGGCCCCGGCGCCCAAGCGATCTCGTTCGCAGAATGGATCGGGTGACCAGGCTGTTCGGCTTCCTACGCCGGCCGATTACCCTCGGCCCGCCGCGAAGCCCATCGGCGCACGATCGGCAGAGTTGCGGATCAAAAGCGAGAACATTCCGGCCGGGAATCCGCCGATCGGTCCACCGTATTTAGCGCCGGTTCGGCTCGTGCCTGTGCAGCTAAGTCTGATGGAGGTGATCGAAATCGGGCTGCGGCAGAATCCCGATCTGGTTACGGTGCGTCGCACCGAGGGAGTCAGCGTTGGCATGTACGGCGTGGCGGCAACCTACCCCTTTAATCCATTCATACAAGTCAATGCGACACCGCTGCAAACCAACAACGGCACCGGTTCGACCATCTATAACTATGTGCTGATGATGCAAACGATACAGCTGGCGCACCAGCAGCTTTATCGCGAGCAAGTCGCCGGCGCCGCCCTGACCTCGGTGCGGTGGACCATCGTGCAGGCCGAGTTGTTGAACGTGGCGATGACCGAACGGCTATTCTTCCTGGCGCTTTACCAACGCGGCCTGCGCGAACTCGCGCAGGCCACGGCCGCC containing:
- a CDS encoding efflux RND transporter permease subunit, whose protein sequence is PWGNTLAVTRAVEAALEALRPGLAGVTIDPTIFRPATFIERALENLTHSMLLGCVLVVAVLALFLYDWRTALISITAIPLSLIAAAIVLHFWGVTFNTMVVAGLVIALGEVVDDAIIDVENIQRRLRQNALTPQPAPAFDVVLHASLEVRSAVVYASLIVTLVFVPILFLDGVAGSFFRPLAIAYILAILASLAVALTVTPALSLALLPSVAGRKRVEAPLSRYLQDLYVRTLPPLVARPRTCAMVIAITFLATAVGVMRLGEEFLPNFQETDFLMHWVEKPGASLDAMRRVTIQASRELRAIPGVRNFGSHIGRAEVADEVVGPNFTELWISVDPDVDLTQTVARIQTLIDGYPGLYRDVLTYLKERIKEVLSGAGATIVVRTFGPDLAVLRAKGEEIRAAIADVPGVTNLKIEPQVLVPQLQVRVRPDAAARFGLTHTQARRAVATLVNGTKVGEVYQDQKSYDVVVRGIASVRADLAALQRLPIDLPTGGHVALGDVADLQIAPAPNEIKREAASRRLDVTCNVAGRDLGSVARDIEDRVHGLSFDRGYHPEFLGEYAAREQSRRRLFALSGLSLTGILLLLHVDFRSWRIALLVFLTIPFALVGGVLGAVLQGGVLSLGSLVGFVTVLGIAARNGIMLVSHYRHLELEEGEPFGAELVLRGARERLVPILMTALCTGLALVPLVWAGNRPGHEIEYPMAAVILGGLATSTILNLFLLPPIYLAFGRVTPGPKQVLPQQR